From the Candidatus Woesearchaeota archaeon genome, one window contains:
- a CDS encoding glycosyltransferase family 2 protein yields MVIMIEKTAVIIPAYDEEKHIFEIIKRVKETAKKNKLNLDVIVVDDGSSDNTSKEAKQAKATFVLKHILNLGKGNAARTGCDFAYKNNYSTFILMDSDGQHEPEDIPRFLETLQNTDIVYGCRTSEGKSPLLMRIGNWSLTLLTRILFSANIKDTQSGFRSFRKKAYKQLRWESKSYGMETEMIVNAKGLNYKEIPIKTIYLDNYKGTTPVHGIRILIQMIKWKAIQLIGGK; encoded by the coding sequence GTGGTTATCATGATAGAAAAAACAGCAGTTATAATACCAGCGTATGATGAAGAAAAACATATCTTCGAAATTATAAAAAGAGTAAAGGAAACTGCTAAAAAAAATAAATTAAACCTTGATGTGATTGTTGTTGATGATGGAAGCTCAGATAATACAAGCAAAGAAGCTAAACAAGCCAAGGCAACTTTTGTTCTAAAACATATACTGAACCTAGGAAAAGGAAATGCTGCAAGAACAGGATGCGACTTCGCATACAAAAATAATTACTCAACATTTATTTTAATGGATTCAGATGGACAACACGAACCAGAAGATATTCCTAGATTTCTAGAAACACTACAAAATACAGATATTGTTTATGGATGCAGAACATCAGAAGGAAAATCTCCGCTATTAATGAGAATTGGTAATTGGAGTCTTACGCTGCTAACGCGTATCTTGTTTTCCGCCAATATAAAAGATACGCAATCAGGATTTAGATCGTTTAGAAAAAAAGCATACAAACAATTGAGATGGGAATCAAAATCATATGGTATGGAAACCGAAATGATTGTAAACGCCAAAGGGCTAAACTATAAAGAAATACCCATAAAAACAATCTATCTAGATAATTACAAAGGAACAACACCTGTACACGGAATCAGAATATTAATTCAAATGATTAAATGGAAAGCAATCCAACTAATAGGAGGAAAATAA